The Rhodothermales bacterium genome contains the following window.
CGACGTCCAGCGACTCGCCCTCCCATTCCGAGCCGGCCAGTTCGATTTCGACGCCGCCATTGGTCGTTTCGCCACGGACATCGCCGGCGAGGTCGATCAGCTTCACACCCCCGTTCAGGGCCTCAAAGCGGATATCCCCTTCGATTTCGGCGATATGGATGCCGCCGTTGTGGGTTTCTATGGCCAGGTTCGAGGCGTGGGGTACAAAAAGCTCGAAGCTGACGGACGTCCAGTCATTCCCCCTGCCCGTGCGTTTCGGGATGTCCGCCCGGATCGTCCCATCGGTATCGATCGTCACCTCGCCTACGTGCTCACGCGCAGCGTCTTCGGTACGGGCAGTCGCGCTCACGATGGCGCGCACGAGTATCTCATCCCGATCCCATCCCTCCACCCGGATGCCGCCGTTTTGCCCGCCGTCGATGTCGATGACCGAGCGGTCGGCCGGCAGGGTGATTTCGCGTACCTCGCAGTACCGCTCGCGGTCGCCCCAGCCCTGGTTTACACACGCCTCGTCGTCGGCGAGTATACGGGCGTTCTGGGCGGCTGCAGGGAGCGTGAGAAGCAGAATGAGAGGGAAGGCGTGGAGCGTGCGCATGACGGTAGGTCGGGCCGGGTGAAACAAAAAAGCAGGACCTCCCAAAATACGGGAGGCGCGCCGGCGGGGTTACACCGGCGCGCCTCCGCACTTCCAACGACTTCGTAATTACTGTTTCAGCGACGCGAGGTCGAACCGGTTCGGGCTGGAGAAGACGGCTTCCGGAACCGCGTTGAAAGCCCCGGCATGGGGCATAATAAACGGCCCGTTCTGGCCTTCGCCGCGGAAATCAGAGAGCATGATGTCCCCGTATTTTTTCCAATTCCCCATCGGCCGTGTGAACCGCGGCTCCGCATCCGTCGCGTTCGGGAAATAGGCCCACTGGGTGACCAGCATCCGCGCCTTGTCGACGTACACGTGGTACTTGTTCTGTGGCGTCAGGCCGACATTTTCGAACGTGAGTTGGAGCATCTCGGCGGCGCGGCCGTCCTCCGTCGCTCCTTCGCCAAGGTATTTCAGCGTCACGCCGGAGTCCTTCAGCTTGTAGGGCAGGAGGAACCAGTAGCCGCTGTTGACCCAGGCGCGGTAGGCGTTGGTGAGATTCTCGGCCGGATCGGCGATCTCGACACCGTCCGCGTACGCCTTGCCGGCTTTGGTGTTGACGTTCATCAGCACTACCAGGCTGTCGCGCTGGTAGCGGAAGTCGCCCGTCCATTTGTCCCACACCTGCTCGTCGGCGCCGAAGCCCCAGGAGAGGAAGCGGGTGTTGTCCCAGTTGGCACGGCCACCCATGCTCTGCATGACGGCGTCGGCGATTTCGATGGCACGGGCGTCGGAGCCGGCGGTGTTGAAGCCCTCCATGGGCGGATTTTCAGGGGCGTGTTGGGCGTGGATCGAGCCGGCCAGCGCCAGCGAAGTCAGGAAGGCAAGGACGTAAACGGGACGTTTCATATCGGGCAGGGGAGTGTGGGGATGATCCCCCAAGATAACAAATTAAGGGACAAAAGCGCACCTTCACTCACCCCAAGCCCAGCGCGAGCCCGCCCTGGTAGACGATCAGAGAAGCGAGGTAAGCGAGGCCCGTCATGTAGCACCACATGACGATCGCCCACTTCCACGAGTTCAACTCGCGCCGGGCAATGGCGACGGTGCTGGTGCACTGAAGGGCCAGCACAAAAAACACAAGCAGACTGAGGGCGACGAGCGTGGTGTACACCGGCTTGCCGGTTTGTGGGTCGCGCGCGTTGAGCAGGTGGTCCCGCAGCGCCACGCTATGTTCATCGGCGTCGGCGACGCTGTAAATGGTGCCGAGGGCGCCGATGATGACCTCGCGGGCGGCGAAGGCTGAGAGAATGCCGGCACTCAGCTTCCAGTCGAACCCCAGCGGCCGCATTACGGGCTCGATGAACCGCCCGAGCCGGCCGATGTAGCTCTGCTCCATCTGATAGGCCCCCTCGGCGTTGGCGAGTTCGCCCAACTCGGCTTCGAGCGCGGCCCGGTCGGCTTCAGAGGCACTGGTGATCTGGGCCTCAACGACCACACGGCGGGCTTCGAGGCTTGGGTCCGGCGGAGCTTCAGGGTACGAGGCCGCGAACCAGAGCAGGATACTGAAGAAGAAGATCACCCGGCCGGCGCGCCAGACGAACATCTTCGCCCGTTCGTACATCCGCCAGAAAATCATTTTCCACTGCGGGGCGCGGTAGGGCGGCAGCTCGAGCATAAAAAACGAGTCCGGCCCCTTCAGGATCTTCTTGAGCACCCACGCGGCGCCAAACGCCGTCACCAGGCCAAACACGTACAGGAAGAGCATCGTCAGCCCCTGATACCCGATTGGCCCGAACACCTTCGTCGCGGGAATAAACGCGGCGATGAACAGGGTATAGACTGGCAGCCGGGCCGAACAACTCAGCAGGGGGAGCACCATGATGGTCAGCAGCCGCTCGCGCTGGTTTTCCATGGTGCGCGTGGCCATGATGGCCGGCACCGCGCAGGCAAACGCACTCATCATGGGCATCACCGAGCCGCCCGAAAGCCCGAAGCGCCGCATGACCCGATCCATGATAAAGGCCGACCGCGCCATGTAGCCGGTGCTCTCCATCAGACTCAAAAAGAAAAATAGGAAAAGGATCTGGGGGAGGAAGACGACGACGTTGCCCACGCCGGCGAGCACGCCGTCGACCAGCAGATCCGCCGCCATGCCGGCCGGCACCACGTCGCGCACCAGCCCGCCCAGCGCCATCACGCCCTGCTCGATCCCGTCCATAAACGGCGTCGCCCAGGTGAAGATGGCCTGGAAGACGAGCAGCAGAATGCCGGCGAAAATCAGCGGCCCAAAGGCCCGATGCACCAGGATCGCGTCCAGCCGATCGGTAAGTTTCCGGGCCTCGACTTCGTGGTCCTTCTTCGTTACGCGGACGGCGACCCGAGCAAGCCAGGCGTAGCGGCCTGTGACTTCGGCCTGGGTGTACGGGACAGCCTTCGTGTTCAGCGCTGTTCGCGCGTCAAGCACGGCCTGGTGGAATGCCGGCTGGCGTTTTTTCCAGCCCTCCAGGAGGCGGTCGCTCGTCAGGATGCGCAGGCACTCCGCCAGGCTGCGAGCTTCGGACAAATCCTGGCGCTGCGCCCGGAGGGTGCCGGCGAGCGTCGATACCTCGGCGAGGACGTCCTTCTGCAGCCGCCAGTAGGTCTTGCCAGGCGGCGGCAGGGGCGCGGTGAGTGCGTGCTTCAACTCCTCGAATCCCTCCTTTCTCGTGGCCACCATGGGTACCACCGGCACGCCGAGGATTTCCGAAAGCATCCGGGTGTCGATGACCAGGCCGGCCTTCTCCACCTCGTCCATCATATTAAGCGCCACGATCGTCGGCACGCCGAGGTCGATGATCTGCGAGGCGAGATAGAGGTTACGCTCCAGATTGGTCGCGTTGACGACACACAAGACGAGGTCGGGCGCGTCCTCCCCATCCAGCTGGTGCGTGATCGTGTCGTACGCGATCTGTTCGTCCAGCGATTTGGGGTTCAGGCTGTAGGTGCCGGGGAGGTCGAGCAATTCGACATGCTCGGCACCCAGCAACCGGCCCGATTTGCGCTCGACCGTCACACCGGGGTAATTGCCCACCCGCTGCCGCATGCCGGTCAACAGGTTAAAGACGGTCGATTTGCCGGCGTTCGGGTTGCCGGCGACCGCTATCCGGCGCGTACTCCTGGCCTCTAAGGTTGCGCTGTCGAGTGTTGGACGGCGTGAGGCCATGGGTGAGCCGGGTTCAACGAAAAAGAGGAGATTAGAGCGCGTCTATGGAAATACGCGTTGCGTCTGCCCGGCGAATGGCGATCTGGGAATCCTTGATCTTGAGGGCGATAGGGTCCCCGAACGGAGCTATGCGAACAACTTCGACAAGCGTTCCTGGCAGAATGCCCAGCTCCCAGAGACGGTCTGATAAGCCGTCGCACCAACAGGTAATACGGCCGCAGCAGCCTGGCTTCAGTTCGTTCAGTGTCATGGCACTATGTTCTCCGAGGGGCTAGATGGGATGTAATTTAGACTTATTCTAAATCGAATCGATTCCGTTCCCAAAGATACGGAGAAGATCGTGATTCCCATGTGCTGGGATGAAATTGCAGGGTTTGCCCTACAAAGGGTTTATGGTTCGAGGTTCAAGGTTTAAGGTTTAAGGGGAAGTACCTCGAACCTTAAACCCTTCAGGGAAGCGCAAGGTTAAACGTGCCGCCAACAACCATGAATCCGCGTCTCTCAAACAGCGTGCCCTCGGCAGCCCTGGCGCCCGGGCCAAACATATTCCATCCCATCCCCAGGGTCAATCGTTTGAAGAAAGTGATAGACGAGGTCATCCCGAAGTCTACTACACGACTTTCGTAGCCGATGAAGAGTCCGCCGATATTGATCCCGAGGTCGTCTTTTTCGTCTAGCGCGTAGGTGGCCCCGATGCCGACGCTGTTGAGCACCTGGACATCGCCATTAAACGCGACCCGAACGACGGAAGCGCCGGCGGTGACGTCCCACTTCTCGCGCGGGGCGCGGACGACGCGGACGAAGTTGAAGTTGGTCGAGTCCTGCGGCGTCGCGATGCCGATGCGAAGGATCTGCTCGGGCTCCACCTTGCCTTCGAGGTTGATCAGAACGGTTTCCGACGAGCCCCGCGTGACGCGGTACCGCTGGGTGTGGAGGACGGTATTGATGTTGTTGTTACGAACTTCGAGCCGGATATCCTGGGTCTCGGCATCCGCCGGCAACAGATCGCCGTTGATCGCAACTACGATCTGGCCGTTGGATGGCGTGGCGAGAAATCCGTTGGATTGTGACCAGTGGGGCATCTCACGCTTCGTCTTTTTATCGTAGCCCCATCGGATAAAGGTCGCCGGTTCGGCCCAGGGCACGATGCGCGCCGCGATGGTCTGAAACCGGATGTTGTCCCGTACCAGGTAGAGCTCGATCGGGCCGGGTACGGCGTCGGTACTGGCGCGGACGGTGAGTTCGAGCGTTTCGTCGGTGAGCGGGGCGCTGGCGCGAATCACGCCGGCGTCCGAAATTAGCGCGGCCTCGGTGAGGTAGCGGCCGGAGAGGGGGATCTTGCGTTGTTCTCCGGGGCGGATGACGATCGGTTTGCGGTCGGCGATCCGGGGCGGGAGGTAGATGTCCAGCACGCCGGACCACTCGCGGGCGCCGTCGGCAGAACGAATGGTGAACAGGCGTTCGAGACGCCCCGTGGCGTCGAACGCGCTGGCGTCCTCGGGGAGGTCGAGTTCGGCGTGGATCACGCCGGCGCTGCGTGGCTGGAGCGGAAGGGCGTCCATGCCTTCCACCTGCAGGACATATCGCTCCCGGAGGTCAAACGCCTCTTCACTCTCGGAGCGGAACTCGACCCGTTGTTTCTGGCCAAAATACAGTTTGCCCGATCGGTTGCGCACGGTAGCCTTCGCCGGCTGGAGATCCCGCGACACGCTGGCGGTCCGCTCGGCCGTCTGTCCGTCCATATTTTCCACGATCACCGTCAACTGCTCGGTGCCGATGGGGATGCGGGCGTCGAACTGGATCATGTCGGCCTGAACCGTCGATGGTCCGACTTCTTCTGGCGGCAATTCTTTAAAATAGGCTCGGGCGCCACCGGCGAAGCCTTCGCCGAGCAAGGTGATCCGCTCGCGGGTGTTGCCGGCCTGGAGTCGTGTTGGCTGCATGGTGGCTATACGCGGCGCGCGCGCACGCACCGGCAGTTCACGCTCGAAGACGCTGGGTGTGAAGGGATGGACTACATCGAAGCGCAGCGGCCGAGCGTGAGGCCCCGGGTTTTTCATGTGGATGTGCACGACCACACTGTCGGGCCGATCTTCCCAGGTGACGCGTTCCATGACAAACGCCGGATCCTCGAAAACGACCTGTGTGCCCCGGTAGAAGTGGCCGCCGGCAAGCATCAGGTCGAAGTCGGTCATGTCGGCCGTTCCGAGGTCGAGCGTGTCCTCCACGGCGTGGTTGGCCTGGACGTGTACACGCGCGACGGCCGGCCGCGCGCCGAGCACCGTGAGGCGACCCTCGCGAATCGGCTGATCCGGGGTACCCGAGAACACGAAAAAGGGATGGTGCCCGAGGGTGCGCAGATCCCCCGAGGCGACGACCGTGAACTGGATACGATCGGGCCCGAGCCGGCGCACGTCCTCGATCCGTAGCTCGGAGGAATCGGGCAGGAAGATCCGACTTTGTTCGGTGAGAGATGCGCGCACATCCAGCAGGGTCACCTCGAATAGGCAGGGCGCGCCCGGGGTGTGCGTGAGGGTTTCGGGGATGACGACGAGCTCGCGCCCGGTTTGTGCGCGCGCGGCAGTGATCGTCAGGAAAAACACCAGCAGCAGGGGTAACCGTATCAAAACGCTATGGCCGTGGGATGGAGGATGAGGATAAAAAAAAGATAATCTAAACGATTACGAACGTAAATTTACGAGCGTATGTCGGATGTAGAACGGGTTCCGCGCAGGGAATAGTGCACGGGTGTTCTGGTTTCGTGGTTCCGGAGTCCCGTTGCAGAAAACCCGTCGCCGGCTTTCGGGCTGGCGGCGAGTACACGCCTGAGGGGGGCGTGCCTGGCGCAGGCGCCGTCGCTTGAGAGGAAGCGGCGGCGCCGGCCGGGCAAACCGCCAGCAAATGCCGGACCCTGAACGCTTGAACCCGGAACGATCGTACCGCGCGGCGTACAAGCGGTTTTTGACGATCTTATCCCGGGCATGCGACTTCAACACAAAACAGCGCTCGTGACCGGTGGCGGCACCGGCATCGGTCGCGCCATCGCGGAACGTTTCGCCCGCGAGGGCGCGCGCGTGGCCATCGTGGGCCGGCGCGCGGATCGACTCGAGGAAACGCTCCATACCATCGTCGCGGCCGGAGGTCAAGCCGTAGGAATCGAAGGCGATGTCTCCGTCGAGGCGGATGCGGCCCGGATGGTGCAGGAGACGGTCGATCGCTGGGGAGGGCTCGATATCGTCGTGAACAACGCGGCCACCATCCTCAGCCGCACGGCGTTGCACGAGACACCCGTGGAAGCCTGGGATGGGATGACGGCCATCAACGTGCGCGGCGTATTCCTGGTCTGCCGCGCGGCGTTACCCGTGCTGATGGCCCGGGGCGGGGGCTCGATCGTGAACATCGCATCCGTCGCCGGCCATCGGGGGCAGCCGGCGAATTCGGCGTACAGCGCCACCAAAGGCGCCATCCTGAATCTTACCCGCTCGCTGGCGGTCGACTATGGCCCGCACGGGGTGCGGGCCAATTCCATCTCTCCGGCCCTGGTCGACACCGCCATGGCGCGCACGCGTCTGAAACCGGGCGAGGACTGGAACGAGCGCGCGGCGCGGGAGTGGATCCCGAACTACCCGTTGGGCCGGCTGGGTCGGCCGGAGGATATTGCCAGCGGAGCGCTCTTTCTGGCCTCCGACGAGGCCGCGTGGATCACGGGCATCGACCTGGCGATCGACGGCGGCTACCTGGCGAAGCTCTGAGAGCCGCATTCCCTATGACCCCAGAATCGCTGGTACTTCTTCATCAGGACGACGCGTTTGTGGCCATCGACAAGCCGTCGGGACTGCTGGTCCATCGAACGTATCTCGACCGGCACGAACATACGACCGCGATGCAGCTGCTCGCGGATCGGCTCGGCCGGCCGGTGTACCCGGCACACCGCCTCGATAAGTCGGCCTCCGGCGTCCTGTTGTTTGCCCTGAGCCCGGACGCCGCTCGGTTGTTGGGGGCCCAGTTCGCGGAGAAAACGGTCGGCAAGCGCTATATAGCCATCGTTCGCGGCCATCCCGAGGAGTCGGGTTGTATCGATTATCCGTTGAAGCAGATTCGCGACAAACGCTTCCAGGCGCCTCGCGAGGCATCGACCCCGCCCCAGCCGGCCGTCACGAGATACCGCACCCTGGCGCGGACCGAACAGCCGTTCGCCATCAGCCGGTACCCGACCTCCCGCTATGCGCTGGTAGAGGCCGAGACGGGGACCGGGCGCTACCACCAGGTGCGCCGGCATCTGGACCATATCCATCACCCGATCATCGGCGACAATAAACATGGCGACTATCGCCACAACCGGTACTTCCGGGAGCAGCTCGGGTGCGACCGGCTGTTGCTCCACGCCGCGTGGCTGTCGGTGGAGCAGCCGCTCACAGGCCAGCGCCTCACCCTGGAGGCAGCCTTGCCGGACGATTTTCGGGAAGTGCGGGAGCGCCTCGGGTTGAGCGAATAAAAAAGGGCGGACGCCACTGGCGCCCGCCCTTTAACGCATCAACGTCCAACGTTTCAACGTTATTTCAGCAGCGTCATGCGTTTGGTGACCGCGACGCTACCGGCTTTGATCGTGTAGAGGTAGATGCCCGCGCTGAGGTCGTTCGCGTTGAAGGCGACTTCATAACGGCCGGCGTCGTGGTAGCCGGAGGCCAGCGTGGCCACTTCCTGACCGAGCATGTTGAACACCTTCACCGTCACGTCCGTCGCTTCAGGCACCGCGTAGGCGATAATCGTCGTCGGGTTGAACGGGTTCGGGTAGTTCTGCGCGATGTCGAAGTCGACCGGCGTCTCCGAAGTCGCGTTGTTCGCGGCGAGGGAGGCGGATTCCGTCTGCGGCGCATCCGGCGCAACCGTACAGTCGAAAATCGGATCGACGTTGTTGGCCGGCGTGTAGGTCAACGAGGCATGCGTGATCGTGTTGACGCAGAACTTGCTCAGGTTGATGATGTTACGCCCACTGGAGCTGGTCGTCGACGTGAAGATCGCGTCGCCGCTGCTGTTGGTGACAACAGGCGCCGGCGTCTGGGCGAAGAGCCCGTAGTACTCGCCACTTACCGTAGCCGATCCGACGTTTACGCCGTTGTTGTCCACCACTTTCACGGTAGCGCGGGAGACGCGTCCGGAGACGCCCGGAGCCTTAACCGCCGTGATCGTGATACTGGCAATGTGCATCGTGCCGCCGCCCGGGCTGGTGACCGTGACGCTCTGCGAGGTCGTGCCCGTGCCGCCCGCGTTATCCGTAACCGTCAGGCCAACCGTGAAGGTGCCGGCCGTGGCGTACGTATGGCTCGGGTTCTGTAGCGTTGATGTGCCGCCGTCGCCGAAGGTCCAGGCCCGGGATGCGATTGTTCCATCGGCATCCGTGCTGGTATCGGTGAAGTTGCACACCAGGTTCGTGCAGGTCGACGTGAAGCTGGCGACCGGCGGGATGTTGCCGCCACCGCCACCGCCGAGGTCGAACTTAACGATACGCGTGTTGAAGTCGAAGCTCGCCGTCGACGCGTAGTATTCGGTCGTGTACCAGAACGACGTATCGTCCGTGGGATCGACCGACATCATGCTGTAGTCGCCCCAGCGGCTGGCGCCGCTCTGCGAGCCGCCGCCGGCGTGGAGGAGCGTCTCGGCGACGTTCATCACACCGGTGCCGCTCTGATCAGCCGTCTGGCCCGTCATGTAGATCGACGGGAACAGGGAGCTGCTGGAGCGGGAGTAGCCGAGGGCGATATCGCTGTTGGCGTTGATCGCGATGGAGCCCATCCAGCGGTCATCCGAGTTCGGGCTGTAGGTTCCGGACTGGTAGAGTGTCCAGTTGGCGCCCATATTGCGGAATTCGTACCAGCGGACGCCGATGACACCCGTGCTGACTTCCACCGAGTGGTTGGCCACCATCGACTTGTGCGTCCCGAAGTCCCGCACGTTGGCGCGGTGCATCGTGAAGTTGGACAGGTCGTCCAACACCTGGCCGTTCGGCTGGTTGGCCGAGGGCACGATGCCGTCGTACGTAGGGATGGTGACGCCGGTCAGTGCGGAGAAGGTCGCCGCGCCGGGGTTGTTCCAGTCGACGTTCAGCTGCCAGAGTTCGAACGTGGTGTCGCTATCATTGCCGTGCGCGGCAAACAGAGCCGGCCCGGTGACCGCGTTGTCGGCATCGGCCGGCAACGGACCGTCGCTGATCGACGCGAAGGCATTGGGGAAGCGAACCATCGTCGTCGGCTGGCCGGCGAGCATCGCGTCGCGGTCCATGGCCACGGCGCTGATACCCACGAACGAGCTGAAGTTAAAGAAGTCGCGCGTGGTCATCGTGTAGCTGTCGCCCCAGATGCCGAGCTTCGGGTAGTCCGGCCCGTCGTTGCCGAAGGGGAACGCATACTGGTGGTACGCGCCGGTCGGATCGCTCGTCTCCGAGATGGCGATACACATGAAATAGGGCGCCACGGACACGGCGAACTGGCTCACAAGCCAGCGGTCGGCCAGCTCGTCATAGAGCACGATCGGATCGCCGTTGTTGTCCGCCTCGCAGTCGCCGCCGAGGCCCTGGAAGTAGATGTTGCCGGCGACAGGACCGAGCAGGGTGTTGCCGTTTTTGTCGAATATCTCCGTGACGGAGTTGATCCACTGTACATAGTGGTTCGGCCCTACGTCGCCATCGGTATCCGGAGGAACAACACGGAAGCCGAGGACGGCGGAGTTGTCGTCATCCGATGAGCCGTCGAAGCTCAGGCCGACGGTCGGCGCGAACGCGCCGCTCTGCACCTGGTGGACGGGATCGATGAAGTTGCCGGCTTTGTCGACGCCTTCGGCCGGCAAGCCGAACTTGGTGAAACGGTTGGGTACTTCAAAGGGTGCATAACCGGTCTTAGACGCGGCCGGTGCTTGCATTTGACGTAGGGGAATCGAGGTGTTGTGACGTTCTGCTCGGACGACCTGAGGGCCTTCCTGAGCCAGGGCGTTCGAGCCTGGCACCAGGG
Protein-coding sequences here:
- the feoB gene encoding ferrous iron transport protein B — protein: MASRRPTLDSATLEARSTRRIAVAGNPNAGKSTVFNLLTGMRQRVGNYPGVTVERKSGRLLGAEHVELLDLPGTYSLNPKSLDEQIAYDTITHQLDGEDAPDLVLCVVNATNLERNLYLASQIIDLGVPTIVALNMMDEVEKAGLVIDTRMLSEILGVPVVPMVATRKEGFEELKHALTAPLPPPGKTYWRLQKDVLAEVSTLAGTLRAQRQDLSEARSLAECLRILTSDRLLEGWKKRQPAFHQAVLDARTALNTKAVPYTQAEVTGRYAWLARVAVRVTKKDHEVEARKLTDRLDAILVHRAFGPLIFAGILLLVFQAIFTWATPFMDGIEQGVMALGGLVRDVVPAGMAADLLVDGVLAGVGNVVVFLPQILFLFFFLSLMESTGYMARSAFIMDRVMRRFGLSGGSVMPMMSAFACAVPAIMATRTMENQRERLLTIMVLPLLSCSARLPVYTLFIAAFIPATKVFGPIGYQGLTMLFLYVFGLVTAFGAAWVLKKILKGPDSFFMLELPPYRAPQWKMIFWRMYERAKMFVWRAGRVIFFFSILLWFAASYPEAPPDPSLEARRVVVEAQITSASEADRAALEAELGELANAEGAYQMEQSYIGRLGRFIEPVMRPLGFDWKLSAGILSAFAAREVIIGALGTIYSVADADEHSVALRDHLLNARDPQTGKPVYTTLVALSLLVFFVLALQCTSTVAIARRELNSWKWAIVMWCYMTGLAYLASLIVYQGGLALGLG
- a CDS encoding SDR family oxidoreductase, with translation MRLQHKTALVTGGGTGIGRAIAERFAREGARVAIVGRRADRLEETLHTIVAAGGQAVGIEGDVSVEADAARMVQETVDRWGGLDIVVNNAATILSRTALHETPVEAWDGMTAINVRGVFLVCRAALPVLMARGGGSIVNIASVAGHRGQPANSAYSATKGAILNLTRSLAVDYGPHGVRANSISPALVDTAMARTRLKPGEDWNERAAREWIPNYPLGRLGRPEDIASGALFLASDEAAWITGIDLAIDGGYLAKL
- a CDS encoding PKD domain-containing protein: MNRFSTAALGVLLAASLVPGSNALAQEGPQVVRAERHNTSIPLRQMQAPAASKTGYAPFEVPNRFTKFGLPAEGVDKAGNFIDPVHQVQSGAFAPTVGLSFDGSSDDDNSAVLGFRVVPPDTDGDVGPNHYVQWINSVTEIFDKNGNTLLGPVAGNIYFQGLGGDCEADNNGDPIVLYDELADRWLVSQFAVSVAPYFMCIAISETSDPTGAYHQYAFPFGNDGPDYPKLGIWGDSYTMTTRDFFNFSSFVGISAVAMDRDAMLAGQPTTMVRFPNAFASISDGPLPADADNAVTGPALFAAHGNDSDTTFELWQLNVDWNNPGAATFSALTGVTIPTYDGIVPSANQPNGQVLDDLSNFTMHRANVRDFGTHKSMVANHSVEVSTGVIGVRWYEFRNMGANWTLYQSGTYSPNSDDRWMGSIAINANSDIALGYSRSSSSLFPSIYMTGQTADQSGTGVMNVAETLLHAGGGSQSGASRWGDYSMMSVDPTDDTSFWYTTEYYASTASFDFNTRIVKFDLGGGGGGNIPPVASFTSTCTNLVCNFTDTSTDADGTIASRAWTFGDGGTSTLQNPSHTYATAGTFTVGLTVTDNAGGTGTTSQSVTVTSPGGGTMHIASITITAVKAPGVSGRVSRATVKVVDNNGVNVGSATVSGEYYGLFAQTPAPVVTNSSGDAIFTSTTSSSGRNIINLSKFCVNTITHASLTYTPANNVDPIFDCTVAPDAPQTESASLAANNATSETPVDFDIAQNYPNPFNPTTIIAYAVPEATDVTVKVFNMLGQEVATLASGYHDAGRYEVAFNANDLSAGIYLYTIKAGSVAVTKRMTLLK
- a CDS encoding pseudouridine synthase; this encodes MTPESLVLLHQDDAFVAIDKPSGLLVHRTYLDRHEHTTAMQLLADRLGRPVYPAHRLDKSASGVLLFALSPDAARLLGAQFAEKTVGKRYIAIVRGHPEESGCIDYPLKQIRDKRFQAPREASTPPQPAVTRYRTLARTEQPFAISRYPTSRYALVEAETGTGRYHQVRRHLDHIHHPIIGDNKHGDYRHNRYFREQLGCDRLLLHAAWLSVEQPLTGQRLTLEAALPDDFREVRERLGLSE